AGAGTCAAAGtaaagaacaaaaagaaaaatgagtGTGAGAGTCAGAGCAACAGCCGAACGCCACAACAGATCCACATAACGCAGCGCGCACGGCCGGGCGCTCGCAGGCCTATCGCGCGGGCAGGGTCCCAGCGGACGGGCACTAATAACCTGCCGCTGCCATCTCTGATGAGTACACCCCATAACTGGAAGCCAGTGACATGGCTGAGACGCGAGGTGCGCTGTGCCTCGTACCTCTCTGACAGGATGCATGGGGAAGAGCCAGAATTGCGCTAGACGGATGATTCCTCCctttcccctgcccctcccccagaGTAAGGAAAACCAATACTCGCTCTACGTATCGGACAGCGGATACAACGTATCACGTCTCTGCGCCTGCATACAGAGGCCAGTGTGACTACACGGACACCATGCACAGATCCGCGCGTCTCGGACATGCAGAACAGCGCAGGGGGCGCGGTGCCCGGGCCGGGGGCAGAGAACACTCCAGGACATACCCGCGCCTCGATGTACTCGATCCGCCTCTCCAACGCCGTCAGCTTCTCGTTTAACGTCGCCAGTCGTGAGCGGCAGGACATGTctgcagagggggagggaaggggttaaatatcaaaCTGCAGCGACACCTGTATATATCGCCCTCCTGCATATAAGggggacccctgtatataaccccCCCGTCCTGCATATAAGTGGGCATCCTGTATATAAGGGAACGTCCTGTATGTAACCTTCCGGCCCCCTCCTTTGTATAAGGGGTTGTGCAGTATATACTCCTCCTGTATATAAGGGGTTGTCCtgtatataaccccccccccccctgtatattACGGGACTTTTTGTTatataccccccctcccccctgtataTTACAGGACTTTTTGTTatataccccccctcccccctgtataTTACGGGACTTTTTGTTatataccccccctcccccctgtataTTACGGGACTTTTTGTTatataccccccctcccccctgtataTTACGGGACTTTTTGTTatataccccccctcccccctgtataTTACGGGACTTTTTGTTatataccccccctcccccctgtataTTACGGGACTTTTTGTTatataccccccctcccccctgtataTTACGGGACTTTTTGTTAtatacccccccctcccccctgtataTTACGGGACTTTTTGTTAtatacccccccctcccccctgtataTTACGGGACTTTTTGTTAtataccccccccctcccccctgtataTTACGGGACTTTTTGtatatacccccctcccccctgtataTTACGGGACTTTTTGtatatacccccctcccccctgtataTTACGGGACTTTTTGtatatacccccctcccccctgtataTTACGGGACCCTTTGtatatacccccctcccccctgtataTTACGGGACCCTCCTGTATATTACGGGACCCCCCTGTATATTACGGGACTTTTTGTAtatatccccctcccccctgtataTTATGGGACTTTCTGTATACAATTCCTCCTTTTGTATATTAGGGGGCTTCCTGTATATTCCCCTCCTGTATATAAGGGGACGTCCTGCATgtaaccccctcccccttccataTATAAGGGGACATCTGCATGCAAACCCCCTGTCCCCTGTATAAGAGAGGACACCTGCACGTAATCCCCTTCGTCCTGTATATAAGGGGATATCTTGTATGTAACCCGCCCAGTCCTGTATATAAGGGGGCATCTTGTATATAACCTTCCTCCTGTATGTAACCTCACCTGCTGTACTTAAGGGGGCATCCTGTATATAACCCCCCTCTTGTATATTAGGGGGCATCTTGTATATATAACCCCCCCTGCATATAAGGGGGCGTCCTGTATGTAACCTCCCCTGCTGTATATAAGGGGACGCATTCTGTATATACCCCTTCCCATGTATAAAGGGTCGTGCTGTATATAAGCCCCCTCCTGTATATAAGGGGACTTCCTGTATGCAAAATTATCATTATCTGGCCCCTCCCCGACCTCTCATATCGTGATACTCACCAAACGAGTTGAGGAAGTCGGCGATTTTCTTGATGCTGCTGGTGATCACCTCGATGTACTCCCGGTTGGCCCAGTCCTGGTGGATCTCCCTCTGCACCGGGTCTTCCTGACTCGCCAtctttttcccttctcctccgAAAACTGACAGGAACGACAGCGCCGCCTGCTGGTGGAGCCGACGGCAAACGTCACATCCGAGTCGCCGGCGGCCATCATAGTGCCTGGAAGACCCCGgtactaacaaccaatcaggttgaagcagggaacccaaacaaccaatgaggttgaatcacacaagccaaacaaccaatgacaTTGCTGGAATAGCTGCACACTGCCGAACTGGggtttaatatagatatatgcgaccCGCAGTCTGCCCTGTCCGGCGCCATGTTAGATGCTGGCAGGATTAGGGAGTGCGAGAATCAGGGCAAGGATTATGTACGGGGGTTTAGAGGGACCAAAACACTGCGGACCGCGCCCAAGAGGAAGAGGAGCCAGAATTATACGATGGGGAATGTAATTTGCGTTTGCTAAAAACTATCATTCTAGAGGTTTAGATACAACAGCAGGCAGACAGTGTCACACAGGGCttagatacagtatcacacatagagGACACTAGAGGGCAGCAGTGAGGGGACATCTCCCATCAGCTGCAGGATGTAGAAGGTTTAACTCCTTCCTGTGCAGCGCCATCAGCTGGTAACCTACATGAACTGCCAGGATCGGAGAGAATGCTAATTCAggtctttaaaggagatgtcccgaggcagcaagtgggtctatacacttctgtatggccataataatgcactttgtaatatacattgtgcattaattatgagccatacagaagttataaaaagttttttacttacctgctccgttgctggcgtcctcgtctccatggtgccgactaattttcggcctctgatggccaaattagccgcgcttgcgcagtccgggtcttctgtagtcttctatggagccgctcgtgccagagagcggctccgtgtagctccgccccgtcacgtgccgattccagccaatcaggaggctggaatcggcagtggaccgcacagaagagctgcggtccacgaagacggaggatcccggcggccatcttcagcaggtgagtatgaagacgccggaccgccgggattcaggtaagcgctgtgcgggtgggttttttaacccctgcatcggggttgtctcgcgccgaacgggggggggggtttaaaaaaaaaaaaacccgtttcggcgcgggacatctcctttaaccccttctttgTTTCCTAAAGACCAAGCGAGTTTCTTCGTTGGCAGCGGTTTTTGTGGGACGAGCCGTATACTTTAATGGCCGCGCCCCGGGGTATATGTCATGTggtgtagaacttttattacagaaACTCCGCCAGTGTTTTACTCTTACAACATTTACCATTTGGTAACAATCACCTGATGACTTCCTGGTCCGGTCGGCGCGGTTACTGCAATGCCAGGTTTATAGggatttaaaaataaaacttttgcacaataaaaccgcatttttgttttgtttttaaattgactgCACGACTTCCGCTGCGTATGATCGCGTATACGTTTCTTTGTGCGCGTATACCTATGTatgttacatgcgcaaaaaaaagttgggaaaacagcctagaccagtgatggcgaaccttttagagaccgagtgcccaaaccgcaacccaaaacccacttatttatcagaaattgccaacacatcagggggcggggcttatcagtgTGCGCCTGGCATTACCGCCACGATCATAGGCATATTGCTAGGTGTCGCAATTGCCAGGGCTCCCATTCACAAAATGCATGCTGAGTGCATTGCTGGCCGGTCGCACTGCCAGACGCGTAATTAGTGCGGCCGTCAGAGTGTGgctgttggtggaggggaggctgAAGCCATGCATGCAGCGGAGCATAgctggatgatgatgtcatcatcctgctgctcctggggACTAAGTGCACGGCTTCTGCCTACCCTGCCCTCCTCAAACTGCGGCTggagtatacaagatgtgatacgggtgggcatgggttCTCTAGTACCGtattgtaccacctatagcttggatactagatgtgatacggaggggcatggaggttctagtaccctgttgtaccacttcctgcttggatactagatgtgatacaagaGGACATGGgggttctagtatcctgttgtaccgcctctagctcggatacaagatgtgatacagttggacatggaggcatacaggttcttgatggtatcctgcggcatatcgctccacatttgctgtgactgagcctctagatcgtccaATCTTGTtcgctgtcgaagttggcgtcctagATGTTCCCATATattaatctggtgaccgggctgCCACGGAAatgtgacaatattgtggaggctcctgtgacctccttgtgtgcggccgagcattatcctgctgggaaatatacaggagataaggaactcataccagctgtacatagaaGCCCTCTCTTTGGACGTTCTCTTGCATTGCATATTTTATTGATATCAGTGGGGTTGGCGGCAGCATggtaccacgtgctaggtgcatgtgGGGTTtccccatcgaaaacaa
Above is a window of Eleutherodactylus coqui strain aEleCoq1 chromosome 3, aEleCoq1.hap1, whole genome shotgun sequence DNA encoding:
- the BRK1 gene encoding protein BRICK1; protein product: MASQEDPVQREIHQDWANREYIEVITSSIKKIADFLNSFDMSCRSRLATLNEKLTALERRIEYIEARVTKGETLT